The proteins below come from a single Triticum aestivum cultivar Chinese Spring chromosome 5D, IWGSC CS RefSeq v2.1, whole genome shotgun sequence genomic window:
- the LOC123123475 gene encoding U-box domain-containing protein 11, with product MQPPPESTGDALAECFRLLDELPAAAALSPAFRRHWPSISASLSSLSASLSHPTFPPSAPLLEPLASALSALMSVCSGPPLGHLHTVSLLSSSAASLSQLAADARLLVSPAEGNGSESDGLLSRLRLGSFVSRAAALDSLAESVRSSQPGSCSAAAVSAVAAMLDSGDLLPASRDKAVSVLAAFASSEATCRFLAQESGTVVPHLCRALESGGASAEQACVALESLTASSRDAAATVSARGGVAALLVACAAGTPSSQAAAAGVLRNIAAFPDLLPAFSEEGAIPLLVQLVSLGTPRAQEHALGCLRNVTASDGGEGQSLKVEAFQAGALACVKDFLDSCRGDEPGLAPAFGLLRNMASFRLIAEIAVSATFLSHVVAALGSDEANTRTEAAMALAELCHISSGKARGEVGDAMPRLVWMLEAKAVAERDAAARALATLVAASSSYRALFRKEEMGIVNVVRLLDPAVRGGDKRFSVSVLLGVSQSRRCRKQMVAAGACGFVQALLAAEVDGAKKLSECLGRGKMLGVFPRT from the coding sequence ATGCAACCGCCCCCGGAGTCCACCGGCGACGCGCTCGCGGAGTGCTTCCGCCTGTTGGATGAGCTCCCAGCCGCGGCAGCTTTGTCTCCGGCCTTCCGCCGCCACTGGCCTTCCATCTCCGCCTCCCTCTCGTCGCTCTCGGCCTCCCTCTCCCACCCCACCTTCCCGCCCTCCGCACCGCTCCTCGAGCCCCTCGCCTCCGCGCTCTCGGCTCTCATGTCCGTCTGCAGCGGCCCTCCCCTCGGCCACCTCCACACCGTCTCGCTtctctcctcctccgccgcctcgctcTCCCAGCTCGCAGCCGACGCGCGCCTGCTCGTCTCCCCGGCCGAAGGCAACGGGTCCGAGTCCGACGGCCTGCTCTCCCGCCTCCGGCTTGGCTCGTTCGTCTCCCGCGCCGCGGCGCTCGACTCGCTCGCCGAATCTGTCCGGTCGTCCCAGCCGGGGTCGTGCTCTGCCGCTGCTGTGTCTGCGGTCGCCGCGATGCTcgactccggcgacctcctcccagCCTCCCGCGACAAGGCCGTGTCCGTGCTGGCCGCGTTCGCGTCCTCCGAGGCCACGTGCCGGTTCTTGGCTCAGGAGTCGGGCACCGTCGTGCCGCACCTCTGCCGCGCGCTCGAGTCCGGCGGTGCCAGCGCCGAGCAGGCGTGCGTCGCACTGGAGTCTCTCACCGCCTCGTCGCGGGACGCAGCGGCGACCGTCTCGGCGCGCGGTGGCGTGGCCGCGCTTCTCGTGGCCTGTGCAGCCGGCACCCCGTCGTCGCAGGCCGCGGCCGCGGGCGTGCTCCGGAACATCGCCGCGTTCCCGGACCTGCTCCCCGCGTTCAGCGAAGAGGGCGCGATCCCCTTGCTCGTGCAGCTCGTCTCGCTCGGCACCCCGCGGGCGCAGGAGCACGCGCTCGGCTGCCTCCGGAACGTAACGGCCAGCGACGGCGGCGAGGGTCAGAGCCTCAAGGTCGAGGCGTTCCAAGCAGGCGCCCTGGCGTGCGTCAAGGACTTCCTGGACTCATGCCGCGGCGACGAGCCGGGCCTGGCGCCGGCGTTCGGGCTGCTCCGTAACATGGCCTCGTTCCGCCTCATCGCGGAGATAGCCGTGTCCGCCACCTTCCTCAGCCACGTCGTGGCCGCGCTGGGCAGCGACGAGGCCAACACCCGCACGGAGGCCGCCATGGCGCTGGCGGAGCTCTGCCACATCAGCAGCGGCAAGGCGAGGGGGGAGGTCGGGGACGCGATGCCGAGGCTGGTGTGGATGCTGGAGGCCAAGGCCGTGGCGGAGAGGGACGCGGCCGCGAGGGCGCTGGCCACGCTGGTCGCCGCGAGCAGCAGCTACCGGGCGCTGTTCCggaaggaggagatggggatcgTGAACGTGGTCCGGCTGCTGGACCCGGCAGTCCGGGGCGGCGACAAGCGGTTCTCCGTGTCGGTGCTGCTGGGCGTGTCGCAGTCCCGGCGGTGCCGGAAGCAGATGGTGGCCGCCGGCGCGTGCGGGTTCGTGCAGGCGCTGCTGGCCGCCGAGGTGGACGGCGCCAAGAAGCTCTCCGAGTGCCTCGGCCGGGGCAAGATGCTCGGCGTGTTCCCCCGGACATGA
- the LOC123121107 gene encoding BTB/POZ and MATH domain-containing protein 1-like, which yields MRSSLTFAIISSVGRTLEEPVHLKDDVFSVRYDITVPKEIFTEPIQLFVTVPPSDVHHHLGRFLLAGDGADITFKVDGETFAAHRRVLAARSCVFTAELFGPMREKTTTCVHIKDMEAKVFKAMLHFIYSDSLPHIDDANSIGMAQHLLVAADRYNLERLKLICVQKLCNNMDTSMAATTLALAKQHGCRGLKEEVCFKFLGSAGNILKAVMVSDGFEHLRSSCPSVLKELLAKLAP from the exons ATGAGATCATCTCTGAC GTTTGCTATAATCTCATCAGTAGGAAGGACTTTGGAGGAACCGGTTCACCTCAAAGATGATGTATTCAGCGTCAGGTACGATATCACCGTACCCAAGGAGATCTTCACAGAGCCCATCCAGCTATTTGTCACGGTGCCTCCGTCCGACGTGCATCATCATCTTGGCCGGTTTCTCTTGGCAGGCGATGGGGCCGATATCACCTTCAAGGTTGATGGGGAGACTTTCGCTGCACACAGGCGCGTGCTAGCTGCCCGGTCCTGTGTCTTCACGGCGGAGCTCTTTGGTCCTATGAGGGAGAAGACCACAACTTGTGTACATATAAAGGACATGGAAGCTAAGGTCTTCAAGGCCATGCTCCACTTCATCTACTCAGACTCGCTGCCGCATATCGACGACGCCAACTCGATTGGGATGGCTCAACATCTGCTTGTAGCCGCGGACAGGTATAACCTTGAGAGGCTGAAGCTGATATGCGTTCAGAAGCTGTGCAACAACATGGACACAAGCATGGCGGCGACAACCTTAGCATTGGCTAAGCAGCATGGATGCCGCGGGCTGAAGGAA GAAGTATGCTTCAAGTTCCTTGGATCCGCAGGCAATATTCTGAAGGCGGTCATGGTGAGCGATGGATTTGAGCATCTGAGGAGCAGCTGTCCCTCTGTTCTCAAGGAGCTTCTGGCCAAACTTGCTCCCTGA
- the LOC123125982 gene encoding BTB/POZ and MATH domain-containing protein 2-like yields the protein MVKSKDDRYSSGDRSGRGGITASAIVAPAVSGSHVLKIEGYSRTKGLGNGNCIVSRTFAVGGHRWYIQYFPDGSGTDAADWISIFICLHDDDTSEVKASYKINLLDQGGNPVPSYCFARSTKTFSRRMPWGCRAFIKRRDLEESAYLRNDVFSVSGCGTQWQSSSAIVARAAQVYGSHILKIDGYSRTKGLGTGKCITSEIFQIGGHRWCMKYYPDGYTGYNNSISISLCLDQAEVNEVRARYKISLLDQDGETVPSPTYNQACYTFSKEHGPQVCYNLISRKDLEESVYLKDDIFSVRCVLAARSSVFRVEPFGPMGEKTTTCVHIKDMEAKVFKAMLHFIYSDSLPHTDDADAIGTAQHLLVAADRYNLERLKLICVQKMCSNMDTSMTVTTLALDEQHGCRGLKEVCDDQYRCQNELRTRRYRRSPTEAGFTLLMTTMKSSCTCP from the exons ATGGTGAAATCCAAAGATGATCGGTACTCTTCCGGTGATCGGAGCGGCCGCGGCGGCATCACGGCGTCGGCCATCGTCGCCCCAGCCGTCTCCGGGTCGCACGTTCTCAAGATCGAAGGCTACTCCCGAACCAAAGGGCTCGGCAACGGCAATTGCATCGTATCCAGGACATTCGCAGTCGGTGGTCATAGGTGGTATATCCAATACTTCCCTGATGGCAGCGGCACTGACGCTGCCGATTGGATATCCATCTTCATCTGCCTCCATGACGATGATACCAGTGAAGTCAAAGCATCATACAAGATTAATCTGCTCGATCAAGGCGGGAATCCGGTCCCGTCGTACTGCTTTGCCAGGTCGACTAAAACCTTCTCCAGAAGAATGCCATGGGGTTGCAGAGCATTCATCAAGAGAAGGGACTTAGAGGAATCAGCTTACCTCAGGAATGATGTTTTCAGCGTCAG CGGTTGTGGCACGCAGTGGCAGTCCTCGTCGGCCATCGTGGCGCGAGCTGCGCAAGTGTATGGCTCGCACATTTTGAAGATTGATGGGTACTCCCGAACCAAGGGGCTGGGCACCGGCAAATGCATCACGTCTGAGATCTTCCAGATCGGGGGCCATCGCTGGTGTATGAAGTACTACCCGGATGGCTACACAGGCTACAATAACTCAATATCCATCAGTCTATGTCTTGATCAGGCTGAGGTCAATGAAGTTCGAGCACGATACAAGATTAGTTTGCTTGATCAGGATGGGGAAACAGTGCCTTCGCCTACCTACAACCAAGCATGTTACACTTTCTCCAAAGAACATGGCCCACAGGTTTGCTATAATCTCATCAGTAGGAAGGACTTAGAGGAGTCGGTCTACCTCAAAGATGATATTTTCAGCGTCAG GTGCGTGCTCGCTGCCCGGTCCTCTGTCTTCAGGGTGGAGCCCTTTGGTCCTATGGGGGAGAAGACCACAACTTGTGTACATATAAAGGACATGGAAGCTAAGGTCTTCAAGGCCATGCTCCACTTCATCTACTCGGACTCGCTGCCGCATACCGACGACGCCGACGCGATTGGGACGGCTCAACATCTACTTGTAGCGGCGGACAGGTATAACCTCGAGAGGCTGAAGCTGATATGCGTGCAGAAGATGTGCAGCAACATGGACACAAGCATGACGGTGACAACCTTAGCATTGGATGAGCAACATGGATGCCGCGGGCTGAAGGAAGTATGCGACGACCAATACCGTTGCCAGAATGAGCTGCGGACGCGTCGCTATCGCCGCTCCCCTACTGAAGCCGGCTTCACCTTGTTGATGACAACCATGAAGTCTTCGTGCActtgcccctaa